In Streptomyces sp. NBC_00704, a genomic segment contains:
- a CDS encoding sulfite exporter TauE/SafE family protein, giving the protein MEVPTSYLLLLLFGCLTGMTTVFFGFGGGFVTVPVVYGFWNVTGHSDAGAMHVAVATSSAVMVVNSALAALAQWRQGRIRREYVWPLVAFVLAGAVAGSLAATRIGDSALRVLFAAYLLVTIADSLLRKGFLSVPRTREPRPLSHPAKTLGGIAIGSVAACLGVGGSVMTVPLLRRRGLPMAEATAMANPLSVPVAVVGAVVYALAAPALHAQGGRIGYIDLPACAALLGGSLPTIALARRATACVPDRVHSVAYVTLLVTVLLVLLVMGA; this is encoded by the coding sequence GTGGAAGTGCCGACCTCATACCTGCTTCTTCTTCTGTTCGGATGTCTGACCGGGATGACCACAGTGTTCTTCGGATTCGGCGGCGGCTTCGTCACCGTCCCCGTCGTCTACGGCTTCTGGAACGTCACGGGGCACTCCGACGCCGGCGCGATGCACGTCGCGGTGGCGACGTCGTCCGCGGTCATGGTCGTCAACTCGGCCCTTGCCGCACTGGCGCAGTGGCGCCAGGGCCGGATCCGCCGGGAATACGTCTGGCCGCTGGTCGCGTTCGTTCTGGCCGGCGCGGTGGCAGGGTCGTTGGCGGCGACCCGGATCGGCGACAGCGCACTGCGCGTACTGTTCGCCGCGTATCTGCTCGTGACGATCGCCGACAGCTTGCTGCGCAAGGGCTTCCTGTCCGTGCCGCGGACCCGCGAGCCGCGCCCGCTGAGCCACCCGGCCAAGACGCTGGGCGGGATCGCGATCGGCTCGGTCGCCGCCTGCCTGGGCGTGGGCGGCAGCGTCATGACCGTGCCTCTGCTGCGCCGCCGAGGCCTGCCGATGGCCGAGGCGACAGCGATGGCCAACCCGCTCAGCGTGCCCGTCGCCGTGGTCGGCGCCGTCGTCTACGCCCTCGCCGCCCCCGCCCTGCACGCCCAGGGCGGGCGCATTGGCTACATCGACCTGCCCGCCTGCGCCGCGCTGCTCGGCGGTTCGCTGCCCACCATCGCCCTGGCTCGACGCGCTACTGCCTGCGTCCCGGACCGGGTGCACTCCGTCGCCTACGTCACCCTGCTGGTGACCGTCCTGCTCGTCCTGCTCGTCATGGGGGCGTGA
- a CDS encoding MMPL family transporter — MLTDAVGVLARWSFRHRRSVLSLAALLIVACAAVGLSAGVRWSNGGYAAEDTAAERAEHMAQKFGAGTADLVLYARPGRAVDSRDVAAQGRQVTELAQRSPGVRSALSYWTTGLEALRSADGRGALLRIDLKGDESQEARTAGTLVPALRAAVPRLALSATGRSWINVQGTAQAEHDLLRSELLALPFITAVLVLVFGSFGATLVPVLIGGLAVTGSLAVLAAGSRLLPVSVFAANLSFALGFGLAVDYGLFTLSRYREERARGLGGEAAVVQAMCTAGRSVMFCALTMVWCMAALLVFPLGLVRSLALTSIIVVVSCAITTLVVLPALLAALGDRLERFDPFRGLPWRRSPLEASVSPTWRRIAKAVTRRPLLWASMGAVTLLTLALPAIWLRPALMDESILPARAEAHAVADDVRADFPNPPERQLTVVLPKTDPAARSAALDAYARRLAGLPGQAGVSTLAGDYATGRLVKTRQSDLQPGTGTLLVVFAAGPPQSASTVALVDALRATPAPGPAYVAGVAAQLADTTAQIRTALPWWAGLMLGGTLVGLLAFTRSPVLAVKAAVLGGLSLTAALGLMVLLFQDLRLSGPPAGGGEPSLEITMPLLASALAFGLCVDYEVFLIARMAEEWQRTGENTSSIVFGIERTGRLFTAAALVVAVSMGALILSRVTLLVVLGATMAAVVVLDATVVRGILVPAAMQLAGRANWWSPTLRRGAAATVSAATVSLEGIDQHRADETCEAGRRAARQQ; from the coding sequence GTGCTGACCGATGCCGTGGGTGTGCTGGCACGCTGGTCGTTCCGGCATCGCCGGTCGGTACTGAGTCTGGCGGCTTTGCTGATCGTGGCGTGCGCCGCAGTGGGCTTGAGCGCCGGAGTCCGCTGGTCCAATGGGGGCTACGCCGCCGAGGACACGGCGGCTGAGCGGGCGGAGCACATGGCACAGAAGTTCGGTGCCGGTACAGCGGACCTGGTGTTGTACGCCCGACCGGGGAGGGCGGTCGACTCCCGTGACGTTGCGGCGCAAGGCCGTCAGGTGACGGAACTGGCCCAGCGGTCTCCCGGAGTCCGATCGGCACTCTCGTACTGGACCACCGGGCTCGAGGCTCTGCGCTCGGCGGACGGCAGGGGCGCCCTCCTGCGGATCGACCTGAAGGGAGATGAGTCGCAGGAAGCCAGGACGGCCGGCACTCTGGTGCCCGCCCTGCGTGCGGCGGTCCCCCGCTTGGCACTGTCGGCCACCGGGCGGAGCTGGATCAACGTGCAGGGCACGGCTCAGGCGGAGCATGACTTGCTTCGTTCCGAGTTGCTGGCCCTGCCGTTCATCACGGCTGTGCTCGTCCTGGTTTTCGGATCCTTCGGCGCCACATTGGTGCCCGTACTGATCGGTGGACTGGCCGTGACCGGGTCGCTCGCGGTTCTGGCCGCCGGCAGCCGGCTCCTGCCCGTGTCGGTCTTCGCAGCCAACCTGAGCTTCGCACTCGGCTTCGGACTGGCCGTGGACTACGGCCTGTTCACGCTGTCCCGGTACCGCGAAGAGCGGGCCCGGGGGCTCGGGGGCGAGGCCGCGGTCGTCCAAGCCATGTGCACGGCCGGCCGTTCGGTGATGTTCTGTGCGCTCACCATGGTCTGGTGCATGGCGGCCCTGCTCGTCTTCCCGCTGGGCCTGGTCCGTTCGTTGGCCCTCACCTCGATCATCGTCGTCGTGTCCTGCGCGATCACCACCCTGGTCGTGCTTCCCGCTCTGCTCGCAGCGCTCGGCGACCGCCTGGAACGGTTCGACCCTTTCCGCGGTCTGCCCTGGCGGCGGTCGCCGCTGGAGGCATCGGTCAGCCCGACTTGGCGCCGCATCGCCAAGGCGGTGACCAGACGGCCGCTGCTGTGGGCGAGCATGGGAGCGGTGACGCTCCTGACCCTGGCCCTGCCGGCCATCTGGTTGCGGCCGGCGCTGATGGACGAATCCATCCTGCCGGCCCGGGCGGAGGCACACGCTGTCGCCGACGACGTCCGCGCGGACTTCCCGAACCCCCCTGAGCGGCAACTGACCGTCGTTCTGCCGAAGACCGATCCTGCGGCGCGCTCGGCGGCCCTGGACGCCTATGCCCGGCGCCTGGCTGGACTGCCGGGCCAAGCCGGGGTGAGCACTCTGGCAGGTGACTATGCCACGGGGCGGCTCGTCAAGACTCGGCAGTCCGACCTGCAACCAGGGACCGGAACGTTGCTCGTGGTGTTTGCGGCAGGGCCGCCCCAGTCCGCGTCCACGGTCGCTCTGGTCGACGCACTGCGTGCCACGCCAGCGCCCGGACCGGCCTACGTCGCGGGGGTCGCCGCCCAACTCGCCGACACCACGGCGCAGATCCGCACCGCGCTGCCCTGGTGGGCGGGACTGATGCTGGGGGGCACCCTCGTCGGCCTGCTCGCGTTCACCAGGAGTCCGGTCTTGGCGGTAAAGGCAGCAGTCCTCGGTGGTTTGAGTCTCACCGCCGCTCTCGGTCTAATGGTCCTGCTCTTCCAGGATCTGCGTCTCAGCGGACCGCCGGCCGGCGGAGGCGAGCCGTCGTTGGAGATCACCATGCCACTGTTGGCGAGCGCGCTCGCCTTCGGTCTCTGCGTGGACTACGAGGTCTTCCTCATCGCCCGGATGGCCGAGGAATGGCAGCGCACCGGCGAGAACACCAGCTCCATCGTGTTCGGGATCGAGCGCACGGGCAGACTGTTCACCGCCGCCGCCCTGGTCGTTGCCGTCAGTATGGGAGCACTGATTCTTTCCCGGGTCACCCTCCTGGTGGTGCTCGGCGCGACCATGGCGGCGGTCGTCGTCCTGGACGCCACCGTGGTCCGCGGCATCCTCGTTCCCGCCGCCATGCAGCTGGCCGGACGGGCCAACTGGTGGTCACCCACACTGCGCCGCGGCGCAGCGGCAACGGTGAGTGCGGCAACGGTGAGTCTGGAAGGCATCGATCAGCACCGTGCGGACGAGACCTGCGAGGCGGGTCGGCGCGCGGCCCGACAGCAGTGA
- a CDS encoding DNA polymerase Y family protein, whose amino-acid sequence MRPASPSGGVACALPDRLPEETYRQVVEEMAELSPVVQALPPTAALMELKGALRYHRADARQLGEMLRVRTLSRVGVDIRIGIGPTVAATSSTRINAPGGVLAVARDQAADWLGALPVNALHGIGPRQAARLHDYGIHTVGLLAAIPTEAVQRLLGGRAGRTAADRARGIHPRPVVPRALPAAATVRQVFPRHLVDGADVRGALLDLVVQLAHLLRRRGQAARGVTLTLKFAGGATWEKSRRLPEPSGHDDDLRALAYRLMDAAGLRRGRPAALALKGEDLVGVDQVAQQISLDGTREARLVAGAAIERPRQIRTPSHRPGHRLPECLMSPRGDRLC is encoded by the coding sequence GTGCGCCCGGCCTCGCCCAGCGGCGGCGTTGCATGTGCGCTGCCGGACCGGCTGCCGGAGGAGACCTACCGGCAGGTCGTGGAGGAGATGGCGGAGCTGTCCCCGGTGGTGCAGGCTCTGCCCCCGACCGCGGCCCTGATGGAGCTCAAGGGCGCCCTGCGTTATCACCGTGCCGACGCCCGGCAGCTGGGGGAGATGCTGCGGGTGCGGACCCTGTCCCGCGTCGGCGTCGACATCCGCATCGGCATCGGACCCACCGTCGCCGCCACCTCCTCCACCCGGATCAATGCGCCGGGCGGCGTCCTCGCCGTCGCCCGAGACCAGGCCGCCGACTGGCTGGGCGCGCTGCCGGTGAACGCCCTGCACGGCATCGGACCCCGCCAGGCCGCAAGATTGCACGACTACGGCATCCACACCGTCGGCTTGCTCGCCGCCATCCCCACCGAGGCGGTGCAGCGCCTGCTGGGCGGCCGGGCCGGGCGCACCGCGGCCGACCGCGCCCGCGGCATCCACCCTCGCCCCGTCGTCCCCCGCGCCTTGCCCGCCGCCGCGACCGTGCGCCAGGTCTTCCCGCGGCATCTCGTGGACGGCGCCGACGTCCGCGGCGCCCTCCTCGACCTCGTCGTCCAGCTCGCACACCTGCTGCGCCGACGTGGTCAGGCCGCCCGCGGCGTGACGCTGACCCTGAAGTTCGCCGGCGGGGCTACGTGGGAGAAGAGCCGCCGCCTTCCGGAGCCGTCCGGACACGACGACGACCTGCGCGCCCTGGCCTACCGGCTGATGGACGCCGCGGGCCTGCGACGCGGCCGCCCGGCCGCACTTGCATTGAAAGGGGAGGACCTGGTCGGCGTCGACCAGGTCGCCCAGCAGATCAGCCTCGACGGCACCCGGGAAGCCCGGCTGGTGGCCGGAGCGGCCATCGAGCGTCCGCGACAAATTCGGACCCCAAGTCATCGGCCCGGCCACCGTCTTCCGGAGTGCCTCATGAGCCCCCGCGGCGACCGCCTTTGCTGA
- a CDS encoding AraC family transcriptional regulator, with amino-acid sequence MRNVRIDEVDAFDRDVLAIGTDYPPGHLLPYHQHRRVQVLYAETGVMELATAEGTWTVPPDRAVLIPAGTQHQVSMPGVSTRSLYIEPAAVPWFPTRCRVVEVSALLRELLQAAVDMKPRYPQHGRDAALVDLLLHELADLAPLPLDIPLPTDPALRQLCDAFLRHPDVHDPPARWAAALGVSERTLGRKFRSATGLNFAQWRQRACIVHSLRHLAAGAPVTHVAAGLGYDSPAAFTTAFRTLLGRPPSAYRPARQVG; translated from the coding sequence GTGCGCAACGTCCGCATCGACGAGGTCGACGCCTTCGACCGTGACGTCCTGGCCATCGGCACCGACTACCCGCCCGGCCACCTGCTGCCGTACCACCAGCACCGCCGGGTCCAGGTGTTGTACGCCGAGACCGGCGTCATGGAGCTGGCGACGGCGGAGGGCACGTGGACGGTGCCCCCCGATCGTGCGGTGCTGATCCCGGCCGGGACCCAGCACCAGGTCTCCATGCCCGGGGTCAGTACCCGCAGCCTCTACATCGAGCCGGCCGCCGTGCCGTGGTTCCCCACCCGCTGCCGGGTCGTCGAAGTCTCCGCGCTGCTGCGCGAACTCCTGCAGGCAGCCGTCGACATGAAGCCGCGCTATCCGCAGCACGGCCGCGACGCGGCCCTGGTCGACCTGCTCCTGCACGAACTGGCTGACCTGGCGCCCCTGCCCCTGGACATCCCGCTGCCCACCGACCCGGCTCTTCGGCAGCTGTGCGACGCGTTCCTGCGCCACCCCGACGTCCACGATCCGCCCGCCCGCTGGGCCGCCGCCCTGGGCGTCAGCGAACGCACCCTCGGCCGGAAGTTCCGCAGCGCCACCGGGCTGAACTTCGCGCAGTGGCGGCAACGGGCCTGCATCGTGCACTCCCTGCGACACCTGGCCGCCGGTGCGCCGGTCACCCATGTCGCAGCGGGCCTCGGCTACGACAGCCCGGCGGCGTTCACCACCGCCTTCCGCACCCTGCTGGGCCGCCCGCCGAGTGCCTACCGGCCCGCCCGACAGGTCGGATAG
- a CDS encoding ABC transporter ATP-binding protein, with translation MLFLAAASAWFSTGAGLALPWAITGTIVALTRHGPVAGPVLWLSALALAAAGCQAGSGWLLARAGEDLVLRLRRRIIDHVMRLPVAALEAQGAGDISARITSDCSLVRAWAEAALVHLPVAALGTAVTLTAMACLDPALTVLTLGAFATAGVPLAGVIARTRRAADAQQSALADLGQRLFATLAAFTAIKAYRHEPMAVARLGHTAARLSTATTTTARLQSLMGPLVTLGQQVAVVAVTVFAAQRITANELPSATFSAFFFLLLYLTSPITVAVLGVGQLRAGRAARARLTFLLGLLTEPAEPPHSLVGPVIATGQEAVSFQNVSFTYPGATPTFQDLSFTIPTTGLTALTGPSGAGKSTVFALISRFAEVDEGCLRILGQDIDAWPLQDLRRHIAYVDQHASVLEGTIRENLQMGRDHPIPEQHLWEALETVGLHEAVRRLPRTLDTRLGRGRDLSGGQRQRLVLARALLSDALLFLLDEPTSQLDDAAEQRVMSTLNHLAETRAVVMATHRLSSVRHAHHTVFITPHTPDDTNPSAPLPIGEDVR, from the coding sequence ATGCTCTTCCTCGCCGCGGCCTCGGCATGGTTCTCGACGGGGGCGGGGCTGGCTCTGCCCTGGGCGATCACGGGCACGATCGTCGCCCTCACCCGCCATGGGCCGGTCGCAGGACCGGTGCTCTGGCTCAGTGCCCTGGCCCTGGCCGCTGCGGGGTGCCAGGCGGGAAGCGGCTGGCTGCTCGCCCGGGCCGGCGAGGATCTCGTGCTGCGACTACGACGCCGGATCATCGACCATGTGATGCGGCTGCCAGTGGCTGCGCTCGAGGCACAGGGAGCCGGTGACATCAGCGCCCGTATCACGTCCGACTGCTCCCTCGTACGCGCCTGGGCGGAGGCCGCACTGGTCCACCTCCCCGTGGCGGCGCTCGGTACGGCCGTCACCCTCACGGCCATGGCCTGTCTCGACCCTGCCCTGACCGTGCTCACCCTGGGCGCCTTCGCCACCGCGGGAGTGCCACTGGCAGGCGTCATCGCGCGAACTCGGCGGGCGGCCGACGCCCAGCAATCCGCCCTCGCAGACCTCGGGCAGCGGTTGTTCGCCACCCTGGCCGCATTCACAGCCATCAAGGCGTACCGTCACGAGCCCATGGCGGTCGCACGGCTCGGACACACCGCAGCCCGCCTGAGCACCGCCACGACTACCACCGCACGCCTTCAGTCGCTGATGGGTCCCCTGGTGACCCTGGGGCAGCAGGTGGCCGTGGTCGCCGTCACCGTCTTCGCGGCCCAGCGAATCACCGCCAACGAACTGCCGAGTGCCACCTTCAGCGCCTTCTTCTTCCTCCTGCTGTACCTCACTTCGCCGATCACCGTTGCCGTGCTCGGTGTCGGACAGCTCCGGGCAGGACGGGCCGCCCGGGCCCGCCTCACGTTTCTGCTCGGGCTCCTGACCGAACCCGCCGAACCACCGCACAGCCTCGTCGGTCCCGTAATCGCGACAGGTCAGGAGGCCGTGAGCTTCCAGAACGTCAGCTTCACCTACCCAGGGGCGACGCCCACGTTCCAGGACCTGTCCTTCACCATTCCCACCACCGGCCTGACGGCTCTCACCGGGCCTTCCGGAGCCGGGAAATCCACGGTCTTCGCCCTGATCAGCCGCTTCGCCGAAGTCGACGAAGGGTGCCTCCGGATCCTGGGACAAGACATCGATGCCTGGCCGCTTCAAGATCTTCGCCGTCACATCGCCTACGTCGACCAGCACGCCAGTGTGCTGGAGGGCACGATCCGGGAGAACCTGCAGATGGGCCGGGACCACCCGATCCCTGAGCAGCACCTGTGGGAGGCGTTGGAAACAGTGGGACTGCACGAAGCTGTTCGGCGACTTCCCCGGACACTCGACACGCGCCTGGGCCGCGGCCGGGATCTGTCCGGGGGCCAGCGCCAACGCCTCGTGCTGGCTCGCGCCCTGCTGAGCGACGCCCTCCTCTTCCTGCTGGACGAGCCGACGTCCCAGCTGGACGATGCCGCCGAACAGCGAGTAATGAGCACCCTGAACCATCTCGCCGAGACACGTGCGGTGGTCATGGCCACCCACCGCCTCTCGTCAGTGCGCCACGCTCATCACACCGTTTTCATCACCCCTCACACACCCGACGACACGAACCCGTCGGCTCCTCTTCCGATCGGCGAAGACGTCCGCTGA
- a CDS encoding DUF5133 domain-containing protein, whose translation MRRTDPRLLRELVKRCETLRRRLVSGGSPEMRRRLEDASYTPCAVTGTRQLDTALCIAHHQPADATRAGPASLMRARSPLRTLLPTRVVRAAQAPLRLHYDN comes from the coding sequence ATGCGGAGGACTGATCCTCGGCTCCTGCGGGAGCTCGTCAAGCGCTGCGAGACCCTCAGGCGGCGCCTGGTGTCCGGTGGCAGCCCTGAGATGAGGCGCCGACTCGAGGACGCGTCGTACACGCCGTGTGCGGTCACCGGCACCCGCCAGCTGGACACCGCGCTCTGCATAGCCCATCACCAGCCGGCCGATGCGACGCGAGCAGGCCCTGCGTCACTGATGCGTGCCCGGAGCCCGCTTCGCACGCTGCTGCCGACTCGTGTTGTTCGTGCAGCACAGGCCCCACTACGCTTGCACTATGACAACTAA
- a CDS encoding helix-turn-helix domain-containing protein gives MLTQREAADACGASRTTIRRRREAGELPGVVLDDERGWLIPVEDLLAGFRLSASAPPDQAGPEEAPAGAGQTDVPGDAAELRAELERLRHEHELALTQEQHVRALAEAEVRHLKEPGGTRGAHR, from the coding sequence ATGCTGACCCAGCGCGAAGCCGCCGACGCGTGCGGTGCGAGTCGTACGACTATCCGGCGCCGCCGTGAGGCCGGCGAACTGCCCGGAGTCGTGCTGGACGATGAACGCGGCTGGCTCATCCCCGTGGAGGACCTGCTCGCAGGCTTCCGGCTGAGCGCTTCCGCGCCTCCGGACCAGGCAGGCCCCGAAGAGGCCCCGGCCGGGGCCGGGCAGACGGACGTCCCCGGTGACGCGGCCGAGCTGCGCGCCGAACTTGAGCGCCTGCGGCACGAACACGAGCTGGCGCTCACCCAGGAGCAGCACGTCCGCGCCCTGGCCGAGGCGGAGGTGCGGCACCTCAAGGAGCCTGGCGGAACGCGCGGGGCACATCGCTGA
- a CDS encoding ATP-binding protein codes for MDLAGQDEGQEPVLERPIMVLAAFEGREEIGAARDTARDFLTSVQAVHGLPVSKRAMGMVQLAVSELITNARKYAPGPCLLDLEIVEGTAQISVWDSSPTLPAILAADPARIGQHGLEIVMAVSQRFTVQREPVGKRITAAITLADDPAGDVTGHQIL; via the coding sequence ATGGACCTGGCTGGGCAGGACGAGGGCCAGGAGCCCGTCCTCGAGCGTCCGATCATGGTCTTGGCCGCGTTCGAGGGCAGGGAAGAGATCGGTGCCGCCCGCGACACCGCCCGCGATTTCCTCACCTCCGTACAGGCCGTCCACGGCCTGCCCGTGTCCAAACGGGCCATGGGCATGGTCCAGCTGGCGGTCAGCGAGCTGATCACCAACGCCCGCAAATACGCGCCCGGACCCTGCCTGCTCGACCTGGAAATCGTCGAGGGCACCGCCCAGATCAGCGTGTGGGACAGCAGCCCCACCCTGCCCGCGATCCTGGCGGCCGACCCCGCCCGGATCGGCCAGCACGGCTTGGAGATCGTCATGGCCGTCTCCCAGCGCTTCACCGTCCAACGCGAACCCGTCGGCAAACGCATCACCGCAGCCATCACCCTCGCCGACGACCCCGCAGGAGACGTCACCGGCCACCAGATCCTCTAA
- a CDS encoding STAS domain-containing protein, whose product MSGIHQQKRPGRFSVESEVVDGIVVATVRGEIDDDVVNDFGGALLSPDAALPPRIVVDLSGVTFLDSSGINVFISAYHRVSGAGGWLRIAGAPNPILALIAMVGIDSLIDCHPDVEHALEA is encoded by the coding sequence GTGAGCGGCATTCACCAGCAGAAGCGGCCGGGCCGGTTCTCCGTCGAGTCCGAGGTGGTCGACGGCATCGTGGTCGCGACTGTGCGCGGCGAGATCGATGATGACGTCGTGAACGACTTCGGCGGGGCGCTGTTGTCCCCGGACGCCGCCCTGCCGCCTCGGATCGTCGTGGATTTGAGCGGCGTGACGTTCTTGGACTCCAGCGGGATCAACGTCTTCATCTCCGCCTACCACCGCGTGAGCGGGGCTGGCGGGTGGCTGCGCATCGCCGGCGCCCCGAACCCAATCCTGGCTCTGATCGCGATGGTCGGCATCGACAGCCTCATCGACTGCCATCCCGACGTCGAACACGCCCTCGAGGCCTGA